GTCCACGCGCTCGGCGACGCGCTCGGAGAAGTCGCGGCCGTGACCCATGTCGCGGCCCATGAACACCTCGCCGGAGGACTGCCCGAGCTTGACCGGGCCGACATCGGTGGTCATGCCGTACTCGGTGACCATCTTGCGGGCGATGCTGGTCGCCTTCTCGATGTCGTTCGAGGCGCCGGTGGTGGGGTCGTGGAAGACGATCTCCTCGGCGACGCGGCCGCCCATCGCGTAGGTGAGCTGGTCCTGCAGCTCGTTGCGGGTGATGGAGTACTTGTCGTCCAGCGGCAGCACCATGGTGTAGCCGAGGGCCTTGCCGCGCGGCAGGATCGTCACCTTCGTCACGGGGTCGGTGTGGTTCATCGCCGCCGCCGCGAGCGCGTGACCGCCCTCGTGGTAGGCCGTGATGAGCTTCTCCTTGTCCTTCATGACGCGCGTGCGACGCTGAGGACCGGCGATGACGCGGTCGATCGCCTCGTCGAGGGCCCGGTTGTCGATGAGCTGCGCGTTGGAGCGCGCCGTCAGCAGCGCCGCCTCGTTGAGGACGTTCGCGAGGTCGGCGCCGGTGAAGCCCGGCGTCTTGCGGGCGACGACCTCGAGGTCGACGCTGTCGGCGAGCGGCTTGCCGCGGCCGTGCACCTCGAGGATCTTCTCGCGACCCTTCAGGTCGGGTGCGTCCACGCCGATCTGGCGGTCGAAGCGTCCGGGGCGCAGGAGCGCCGGGTCGAGGATGTCGGGACGGTTCGTCGCCGCGATGACGATGACGTTCGCCTTGGGGTCGAAGCCGTCCATCTCGACGAGCATCTGGTTCAGGGTCTGCTCGCGCTCGTCGTGCCCGCCGCCGAGGCCCGCGCCGCGGTGCCGGCCGACGGCGTCGATCTCGTCGATGAAGATGATCGCGGGGGCGGATTCCTTGGCCTGGTTGAACAGGTCGCGCACGCGGCTCGCGCCGACGCCGACGAACATCTCGACGAAGTCCGAGCCCGAGATCGAGTAGAACGGCGTGCCGGCCTCGCCCGCGACGGCGCGGGCCAGCAGCGTCTTTCCGGTTCCGGGAGGTCCGTACAGCAGCACGCCCTTGGGGATGCGGGCGCCGACGGCCTGGAACTTGGCCGGGTCCTTGAGGAAGTCCTTGATCTCCTCGAGCTCCTCGATCGCCTCGTCGGAGCCGGCGACGTCCTGGAACGTGACCTGCGGCATCTCCTTCGTCACGAGCTTCGCGCGGGACTTGCCGAACTGCATGACCTTGCTGCCGCCACCCTGGACGTTCGACAGCAGGAACCAGAAGAGCAGGCCCAGCAGCAGGATCGGGAGCATGAGCGACAGGAAGCCGTCGAACCACGTCGCGCGCGGCACGGCGTCGTCGAAGCCGTCCTCGGGGGCGGCGGCCGTCACGGCGTCCACGACCTCGGCGGCACGGGCGTCGACGTAGTAGAACTGCACCTCGGTCGCGCCGTCGTAGGGCTCGGACAGCGTCATGTCGACGCGCTGGTCGCCGTCGGTGTTGAGCACCTCGGTGACGGTGCTGCCCTCGAGCAGCTCGAGACCCTCCTGCGTGGAGATCTGCTTGGCGCCGTTCAGGCTCGAGATGAGCATGAATCCCACGATGAGGAAGACCGCGATCAGCAGCACATAAAGCAGCGGATTGCGGGTGATCTTCTTGACGTCCATTGTGTGGGCGCGAACGCCCTGTCCCTTCGTCGGCGGCACCGCGGCGATCCAGCCTGCCGGCGGTGGGTTTCAGGGTATACCGCGCAACCTAGGCACCCCCTGTGCATTCGCCCACGGCGTACAGGGGGTGACGGCGCGCGCGTCAGGAGTACACGTGCGGCGCGAGCACGGCGACGTCGCGCAGATTGCGGTACTTCTCGGCGTAGTCCAGGCCGTAGCCGACCACGAAGTCGGTGGGGATGTCGAAGCCGACGTACTTGCAGGGCACGACCACCTTCGCCGCCTCGGGCTTGCGCAGGAGCGCGAACACGTCGACGGCCTCGGCGCCGCGCGACGCGAAGTTCTCGAGCAGCCAGCTGAGGGTGAGCCCCGAGTCGATGATGTCCTCGACGATCAGCACGTGCTTGCCGTGCAGGTCGGTGTCGAGGTCCTTGCGGATCTGGACGACGCCGCTGGACTTCGTCCCGGCGCCGTAGGACGACACCGCCATCCAGTCCATCGGCACGAGGCTCTTCAGCGACCGCGAGAAGTCGGCCATCACCATGATCGCGCCCTTGAGGACGCCGACCAGCAGCAGGTCCTTGCCGGCGTAGTCCGCCTCGACCTGCGCGGCGATCTCGTCGAGCTTGTCGCGGATCTGCTCCTCGGTGACGAGGACCTCGGTGATGTCGCTTTCGATGTCGGTCGCGCGCATGACCCGAGTCTATTCAGTCGGACGCGCGTCGCCACCGGCGGCGGCCGCCGCGAACTCGATCCGGCCGCCCGTGCGGCGGGCGCGGCATCCGGGGAGGTCGATCGGGCCCTGGCCCGACCAGTCGGTGACGAGCCGCGCGACCTCGATCGTCTGCCCCCGTGTCAGGCTCTGACCGAACTCTGCGGCGACGACGTGCCTGATGATGCGGTTGCGCAGCGCCGCCGGATTGGCCGCCAGCGCCGCGACCGAGACCGAGATGCCCGCTTCGGCATGCTCGACGATGTCCTCGATCGTCTCGTCGATCATCTCGTCGAACGCCTCGGCGTCTTCGCGCAGCTGCGCCGCGGTGCGCGCGAGCGCGCCGGCGATCCCCGGCCCGAGCTCGGCCTCGAGCACCGGCAGCACGCGCTCGCGCACCCGCACGCGTGCGTACGCGATATCGGCGTTGTGCGGGTCCTCCCACGGCTCGAGCCCCTGCGCGGCGCAGGCTGCGCGGGTCGTGGCCCGCCGCACGTCGAGCAGCGGACGCAGCAGCGCGACGCCGTCGAGGTCGGATGCCGGCGACATGCCCTGCAGACTCGCCGCTCCGGCTCCCCGCGCGAGGCCGAGCAGCACCGTCTCGGCCTGGTCGTCCAGCGTGTGCGCGACGAGCACCGCCGCGGCGCCCGCCTCCGCAGCCGCCGCGCGCAGCACCCCGTACCGCGCCGTGCGCGCCGCCGCCTCGGGTCCGCCCGCGCCGGCGACCTCGACCCTCGTGACGCGTGCGTCGAGCCCGAGGCCGCGTGCCGCCGCGGCCGCCGCGGCCGCGACATCCGCCGACCCGATCTGGAGTCCGTGGTCGACGACGACCGCCAGCGCCCGCACGCCCGCCTTCGGGCCCTCGAAGGCAACAGCCGCGGCGAGCGCCAGCGAATCCGCCCCGCCGCTGAGCCCCACGACGACTGCCGAGCCGGCGCCGAGCCCCCGCAGCGCCGGGCGCACCGCGCGCCGCACCTCGGCGACGGAGGGGTCCAGCCCCGGCCTGCGCTCGTCCACGCCCTCAAGGTATCGGCTCCCCCGCGACTAGGCTGGTGTGCGGCATCCCCACAGACTTCGAAGGAGCACCAGCATGGGCGCGTACGACGCCGTCATCGAGATCCCGCGCGGCAGCCGCATCAAGTACGAGGTCGACCACGGCACCGGCCGGGTCTTCCTCGACCGCATCCTCTACACGCCGATGGGCTACCCCGCGAACTACGGCTTCTTCGAGAACACCCTGGGCGAGGACGGCGACCCGCTCGACGTGCTGGTGCTGCTCGACTACGACATCGCGCCCGGCGTCGTCGTCAAGGTGCGCCCCGTCGGCGTGCTGAAGATGAGCGACGAGGCCGGCGGCGACGACAAGCTGGTCGCGGTGCTCGCGAAGGACCCGCGCTGGGCCCACATCCAGGACGTCGACGACATCGCCGAGTACACGCAGAAGGAGATCGCCCACTTCTTCGAGCACTACAAGGACCTCGAGCCCGGCAAGTGGGTCAAGGTCGACGAGTGGGGCGACGTCACCGAGGCCGAGCGCCTCGTGGCGGAGTCCTTCACGCGCTTCGAGGAGCACGAGGGCCAGACCGAGACCCAGGGTGAGGGCGAGGCGCCCACCACGCGGTAGCCTTCGGCCATGACCCGGCCCGGCGGCGCAGTCAGGCGGCGACTCGCCTCGATCACCGAGGCGATCGCGTCCCGCCTGTGGCCGCTGCCGCTCGTGGCGGTCATCGCCGGCGTGATCCTCGGGGTCGCGCTGCCGGTGATCGACCGGGCCGTCGACGCGTCCCTGCCCTCGTGGGTGGGGACGTTCGTCTTCTCGGGCGGAGTGGATGCCGCCCGCGCGGTGCTGTCGGCGATCGCCGGCTCGCTCATCACCGCCGCCTCGCTGACGTTCTCGCTGACGGTGGTGGCGCTGCAGCTGGCCTCCAGCCAGGCGTCGCCGCGGCTGCTGCGCATGTTCGCGTCGGACCGGATGGTGCACGCGACGCTGGCGATGTTCCTCGGCACGTTCGCCTACGCCCTAACGGTGCTCCGCACGGTCGAGGACGCGACGGAGGATGCCGACGAGTTCGTGCCGCGGCTCGCGCTGACGGCGGCATCCGTCCTCACGCTTTCGAGCGTCATCGTGCTGACGTTCTTCCTCGCCCACCTGGCGCGGCAGCTGCGCGTCGAGACGATGATGCGCGACGTGCACCGCGAGGCGTCCGAGACGATCGCCCTCATGGCCGACGACGCCCCCGGCGCACCGGCGGCCGCCCCCGCGCGTCCCGGGCATGCCCGGACGGTGCCGGCCCCGACGTCCGGGTTCATCACGGGCGTCGACCGCGAAGCGCTCGTGCGGGTCGCCGCAGAGGCCGATGCCGTCGTGCGAGAGCTGCGGACCGTGGGCGAGAACGTCGTCGAGGGCACCCCGCTCATCGAGTGGTGGCCGTCGGACCCGATGGTGCGCCCGGACGCCGAGACCTCGGAGCGGCTCGCGGAGTCGCTCGCGGAATGCTTCTCGGCCGCGTACGAGCGCACGCCGCCGCAGGACGTCGGGTTCGGCCTGCGGCAGCTCGCCGATGTCGCGGCCAAGGCGCTGTCGCCGGGCGTCAACGACCCCACCACCGCCGTCCACGCCCTCGGGCACATCGCCGCGGTGCTGGGCGATCTGGCCGAGCGCGACGAGCGGCCCGCCGCGTGGGCGGATGCCGACGGAGCCGCGCGGCTGATTCCTGCGGGCGGCGGCTTCGCGGACTTCGCCGAGGTCGGGCTGCAGCAGATCCGCCGGTACGGCGCAGGCGACCCCGACGTCGCGGCGCGCCTGTTCGCCGTCATCGACGACGTTGCCTGGCGAGCACGACGACCGTCCGAGCGGGACGTCCTGCTCGGCCAGCTCGAGCGGCTGGAGGCATCCGTCGCCCGCGAGGACTACGACGAGGTCGAGCGCGCCCGGTTCGCCGACCTGGGCGCGCGTGCACGGGCCACGCTCGGACGCGCCTGACGACGCGGGCGATGACCGGTCGCGTCAGACCGAGACGCCGCGTGCGGCCATGAACGGCACCGGGTTGATGGGATAGCCGTTCTGGTACACCTCGTAGTGCAGGTGGCATCCGAACGAGTTGCCCGTGCGCCCCTCCGCCGCGATGAGCTGACCGGCACTGACCCGCTGGCCGTAGCCGACGTAGAGGCCGCCCCACTGGATGTGGGCGTAGCCGGTGGCGATTCCGTTGCCGTGGTCGATCTTGATGTAGTTGCCGTAGCCGCCGTTGGCGCCGGCGTACACGACGGTTCCGGCGTGCGCCGCGTAGATGCCCGCGCCGCACCCGGAGGCGAGGTCGACGCCGTAGTGGAAGCTGCTGGCGCAGTAGCTCGGGCCGCACTGGACGCTGCGCGGGCCGTAGCCCGAGGTGTGCCGGCCCGACGACGGACGCGCCCACCCGGAGTTGACGACCTTGCCGCCGCCGCCGCTCGACCCGCTGCTGCTCGAACCGCCGCTGCTGCTGCCGCCGGACGAAGCCGCAGCCGCAGCCGCCGCGAGCCGCGCGGCCTCTTCGCGGGCCTTCCGTGCGGCCTCTTCCCGGGCCTTGCGGGCCGCCTCCTCGCGGACGCGGACGCCCTCCTGGTAGTCGGCGATCGTCTTCGCGGTCGTGTCCTGCAGCGCGGCCAGCTGGGCCTCGAGCGTGGCGAGGTTCGCATTCTGCGCGTCGAGGGCGGCCTGAGCCTCGTCGGCGGCCTTCTGCGCCGCGATCATCTTCTCCTCGGCGACCTTCTGGAGCCGGTCGCGCTCGTTGCGCGCGACCACGGCCTGATCGCTGAGGCTCTGCGCCGAGTCGCGCGCCGTGATCGCCTCGGCGTAGATGTCCTGGTTGCGCTCGAGCAGCCGGTCCATCGTGCCCAGACGCGTCAGCAGGTCGTCGGCCGACGACGCCGATCCGGCGAAGAAGAGCTCGAGCGACGTGTCGTCGCCGCCGCTGCGATAGAGCTGCGCCGCGACGCGGCCCGCCTTGTTGGCGGCGTCCAGTGCGGCGGCGGCCTGCTCGTCGGCCTGCTCCTGGATCTGGTCGGCACGGTAGGAGGCGTCGAAGTACTCCTGCTGGGCGACGTAGAACTCGTCGGACGCCTTCTCGGCCGCGGCCTGCTTGGCGGCGACCTCGGCCTTGAGCGATTCGATCAGCGACTGGATCCTGGTGACCTCGGTGGCCTTGGCCGCCTCGTTCGCCTTGGCCTTCTGCACGTCGTCCCACGTGGGGTAGTCGTCGGCGAACGCGGCCGGCACGAGCGGGCTCGCGATCGCCGCCGTGGCGGCGACGCCGAGGACGCCCAGACCGAGCGTCGCGCGGCGGGTCAGCGTCGGGCGCAGGGTCGGTCGATCGCGCTGCGTGGGGGCGCAGCCGCACGCGTCGGGGTCGGGCTCAACGCTCACAGACCCCTCCCTTCGCGCGACAACGTCTTTCACATTAGCAACATTGGTCGCATCTGCCACGGATTGAGTCGCGCGCGCTCCCGTCCCAGCGTCGGGGCGCACACCGCCTAGTGTCCGCTCTTTCCGACGCGTGCACCAGAGGGCCCCGGCCCCGATTTGGCGTGGCGCCGGAAATCTCTTATGCTTGATCGTCGGCAGGCGAGAGCCCACCGGGTTCATCCGGCCCCATCGTTTAGCGGCCTAGGACGCCGCCCTTTCACGGCGGTAGCACGGGTTCGAATCCCGTTGGGGTCACTCACGCCGGCAACACAATTTCACAAGCATGGCCCTGTAGCGCAGTTGGTTAGCGTGCCGCCCTGTCACGGCGGAGGTCGCGGGTTCAAGTCCCGTCAGGGTCGCTCCGAGCGACAAGCCCTTCTCGGAGGGCTTTTCGTTTAGGACGCGGCAGCTTCGGATGCCGCGCGGCTCTGTAGCTCAGTTGGTAGAGCGTTCGACTGAAAATCGAAAGGTCACCGGATCGATGCCGGTCGGAGCCACAAGGGTGATCGTTACAGTCACCCCAGGAACCCTCGCGTAGCTTCTACATCGCGGGGGTTTCGTTTTTCCTTGGAAACACTGGGATCGCGAGGATCTCGACGCCCGGCGTGCGCTCCGTTAGCGGGCATCTTCCGACCCGTCCGACGAGTCATCCGCGGAGTCCTCCACACTCGCGTCAGCGGCGTCTGCCCACGATTTGCCCACGAACGAATCACGAGCAGCGCGATCGAGGGCGGCTGAGACGGATGTCAGGTCCTCCGGGAAGAGGTCCGCATACACGTCGAGGGTCATCGCCGCCGACGCGTGCCCCAGCATCCGTTGGAGGAGCTTGACGTTCGCGCCGGCTGACATCGCGAGGCTGGCCGCGGTGTGGCGCAGGTCGTGCGGAGTGACCTGCGGGAAGTCTTCGTCCAGTCGCGATGACAGTCTCTCCACGGCAGGACTGAAGACGCGGCGACGGAAGTTTCCACCGCGAAGGGGCGCTCCGGTGGGCCCGCAGAAGAGGAGACCGGTATCGCGGCCGGCTGCGACATGCTCGGCGATGCTCTCGTCGAGCAGCGACGGGTACGGCACGGTGCGCTGCTCATGCGTCTTCGGCGTTCCCCACACGAGGTTTCCCCGGACGTCGGCGACGGCACGCCTCACTCTGACGAACCGCGCATCGAGGTCGACATCCTCCGGGCGAAGCGCGGTCGCCTCGCCCCAGCGCAGCCCCGTGTAGGCGAGGAAGCGGATGAGTGTCGCCCACTCGCCGACCTCCTCGGCGAGCAGATGCACCTGCGAGTGGTTTAGATAGTGGCGATCTGAAGCGACCACGCGCGGCAGGGCGATCTCCGCTGCCACGTTCCGCCCGAGACGTCCGTCGCGTACCGCGTAGGCGAGGACGCCGGACAGCACGAGGTAGATCTGCCGGGTAGACGACGGCGACAGCGACTTGGACAGCGTCGCGACCCAGGCCTGCACCGCGGCATGGTCGATGTCGGCCACGCGCGTACTCCCCCACTTCGGCAGCACGTGCTTGTCGAGCGAATTCCGGTATCCCGACCGGGTCGTCGCCTTGACACTGATCTTGCCGTCGTACCAGGCCTCAGCCACATCACCGAACCGTACGCGCGACCGTGCGGGATCGACCCACTCGCCGCGGAGCTTGGACGCCTCGACGGTCGCGAGGAATGCTTCCGCCTCCCGCTTCGTGCGGAATCCTCGCTTGTCGGTCTGCTTGTTGTCCGGGCGGCGGTATCGAACGCGATAGCGACGGCCAGCCTTGGACTCATACGACTCGACACTTCCCACAACTTGATTATGCAGAAGTTGTGCTGAGTTACGCATGATGCGATGGACGGTGCGGCTGAACGATCGACCGCGGGAGAGTCGGACGAGGGGCGCCCGCCGACGCCGACCGCTCTCGACCGGCGCAGCCGATGAGCACCGGTAAAGATACGGTTGCGCGATCGCACATTGTCACGCCGCATGGCTCCCTCGAAGCTTGAAGTGGTTCCGCGTGCCCGCGCGGGAACAGCGAGTCACGGAGGTCGACGATGGCGACGAGCACACTGCCGAATCTGATCGGGGGTGAGTTCGTCGATGCGGCACCGGATCGCCTCATCCAGGTCACCAACCCCGCCGACGGGTCACTGGTGGGGACCGTCCCCGCCCTCACGTCCGATGATCTCGGCGCCGTGTTCGACGCCGCCGATGCCGGCGCCCGCGCTTGGCGAGCCGCCGGCCCGCTCGCGCGCGGTCGCGTGCTGCTCGACGCCGCCGCCCTCATCCGCGCCGAAGCCGGCGACCTCGTCGAGCTCATCGTCGCCGAGATGGGCAAGACCACGGCCGAGGCGACCGGCGAGGTGGGCAAGACCGCCGAGTTCTTCGAGTACTACGGGGCGCTGGGACGCCAGGCGTTCGGCGAGCTGATCCCCGACGCGCGGCCCGGCACGTTCGCGATGCAGACGCGCGAGCCGGTCGGCATCGTCGTCCTCATCACGCCCTGGAACGACCCGCTCCTCACCCCGGCGCGCAAGCTCGCGCCGGCGCTCATCTCCGGCAACGCTGTGGTCATCAAGCCGGCGACCGAGACCCCGCTCATCACGCTGCGCCTCGCCGAGATCCTCCAGCGCGCGGGCCTGCCCGCAGGCGCCCTGGGAACCGTCACGGGCCGCGGCTCCGAGATCGGCGACGCGCTCGTGGACGACCCCCGCATCGCGGCGGTCTCCTTCACCGGCTCGACCTCGGTCGGGCTCGCGCTGCAGCGGCGGCTCGCGGGACGCGGCATCCGCGTTCAGACCGAGATGGGCGGCAAGAACGCCGCCGTCGTGCTCGCCGACGCCGACCTCGACCTCGCGGTGCCGATCCTCATGGCCGGCAGCTTCGGCCAGAGCGGTCAGCGCTGCACCGCGACCAGCCGCCTCATCGTCGAGCGACAGATCGCCGACGAGGTGCGTGTCCGCCTCACCGACGCGATCTCGAGGCTGCGCGTCGGTGCAGGCGGGGCCGACGGCACCGATATGGGTCCGGTCGTCAGCCGCGGCGCTCAGGCCGACATCCGTGCTCGCGTTGAGGCCGGGCTCGCCGAGGGTGCCGAGGTGATCGGGCGCGCCGACGTCCCGGCCGACATGCTCGAGAGCGGATGCTTCGTCGAGCCGATCTTCGTCACCGTCGACCGCGACAACAGCCTGTGGCGCGAAGAGGTCTTCGGCCCGGTGCTGAGCATGATCGTGGTCGACTCGCTCGACGAGGCGATCACGGCGGTCAACGACTCGGCGTACGGCCTGTCCAGCGCCGTGTTCACGCGCAGCCTCGAGGCGGCATTCCGCTTCGTCGAGGCCGTCGACACCGGGCAGGTGTCGGTGAATCAGCCCACGAGCGGGTGGGATATCCACCAGGCCTTCGGCGGGTTCAAGGAGTCGGGTTCGCCGTTCAAAGAGCAGGGCCAGGAAGCGCTGCGGTTCTACACGCGCGTGAAGACCGCCGC
This region of Microbacterium thalassium genomic DNA includes:
- the ftsH gene encoding ATP-dependent zinc metalloprotease FtsH — protein: MDVKKITRNPLLYVLLIAVFLIVGFMLISSLNGAKQISTQEGLELLEGSTVTEVLNTDGDQRVDMTLSEPYDGATEVQFYYVDARAAEVVDAVTAAAPEDGFDDAVPRATWFDGFLSLMLPILLLGLLFWFLLSNVQGGGSKVMQFGKSRAKLVTKEMPQVTFQDVAGSDEAIEELEEIKDFLKDPAKFQAVGARIPKGVLLYGPPGTGKTLLARAVAGEAGTPFYSISGSDFVEMFVGVGASRVRDLFNQAKESAPAIIFIDEIDAVGRHRGAGLGGGHDEREQTLNQMLVEMDGFDPKANVIVIAATNRPDILDPALLRPGRFDRQIGVDAPDLKGREKILEVHGRGKPLADSVDLEVVARKTPGFTGADLANVLNEAALLTARSNAQLIDNRALDEAIDRVIAGPQRRTRVMKDKEKLITAYHEGGHALAAAAMNHTDPVTKVTILPRGKALGYTMVLPLDDKYSITRNELQDQLTYAMGGRVAEEIVFHDPTTGASNDIEKATSIARKMVTEYGMTTDVGPVKLGQSSGEVFMGRDMGHGRDFSERVAERVDVQMRALIEQAHDEAYKVISDNRDILDKLALALLEKETLDHNELAEIFTDVKKLPPRPQWLSSEDRPVSTLPPIEVPRPADQPAGIAASAEAEQTAAEKAPQRRPTGQARPATA
- the hpt gene encoding hypoxanthine phosphoribosyltransferase, with the protein product MRATDIESDITEVLVTEEQIRDKLDEIAAQVEADYAGKDLLLVGVLKGAIMVMADFSRSLKSLVPMDWMAVSSYGAGTKSSGVVQIRKDLDTDLHGKHVLIVEDIIDSGLTLSWLLENFASRGAEAVDVFALLRKPEAAKVVVPCKYVGFDIPTDFVVGYGLDYAEKYRNLRDVAVLAPHVYS
- the tilS gene encoding tRNA lysidine(34) synthetase TilS, translated to MDERRPGLDPSVAEVRRAVRPALRGLGAGSAVVVGLSGGADSLALAAAVAFEGPKAGVRALAVVVDHGLQIGSADVAAAAAAAARGLGLDARVTRVEVAGAGGPEAAARTARYGVLRAAAAEAGAAAVLVAHTLDDQAETVLLGLARGAGAASLQGMSPASDLDGVALLRPLLDVRRATTRAACAAQGLEPWEDPHNADIAYARVRVRERVLPVLEAELGPGIAGALARTAAQLREDAEAFDEMIDETIEDIVEHAEAGISVSVAALAANPAALRNRIIRHVVAAEFGQSLTRGQTIEVARLVTDWSGQGPIDLPGCRARRTGGRIEFAAAAAGGDARPTE
- the ppa gene encoding inorganic diphosphatase, whose product is MGAYDAVIEIPRGSRIKYEVDHGTGRVFLDRILYTPMGYPANYGFFENTLGEDGDPLDVLVLLDYDIAPGVVVKVRPVGVLKMSDEAGGDDKLVAVLAKDPRWAHIQDVDDIAEYTQKEIAHFFEHYKDLEPGKWVKVDEWGDVTEAERLVAESFTRFEEHEGQTETQGEGEAPTTR
- a CDS encoding DUF2254 domain-containing protein — translated: MTRPGGAVRRRLASITEAIASRLWPLPLVAVIAGVILGVALPVIDRAVDASLPSWVGTFVFSGGVDAARAVLSAIAGSLITAASLTFSLTVVALQLASSQASPRLLRMFASDRMVHATLAMFLGTFAYALTVLRTVEDATEDADEFVPRLALTAASVLTLSSVIVLTFFLAHLARQLRVETMMRDVHREASETIALMADDAPGAPAAAPARPGHARTVPAPTSGFITGVDREALVRVAAEADAVVRELRTVGENVVEGTPLIEWWPSDPMVRPDAETSERLAESLAECFSAAYERTPPQDVGFGLRQLADVAAKALSPGVNDPTTAVHALGHIAAVLGDLAERDERPAAWADADGAARLIPAGGGFADFAEVGLQQIRRYGAGDPDVAARLFAVIDDVAWRARRPSERDVLLGQLERLEASVAREDYDEVERARFADLGARARATLGRA
- a CDS encoding M23 family metallopeptidase, which codes for MSVEPDPDACGCAPTQRDRPTLRPTLTRRATLGLGVLGVAATAAIASPLVPAAFADDYPTWDDVQKAKANEAAKATEVTRIQSLIESLKAEVAAKQAAAEKASDEFYVAQQEYFDASYRADQIQEQADEQAAAALDAANKAGRVAAQLYRSGGDDTSLELFFAGSASSADDLLTRLGTMDRLLERNQDIYAEAITARDSAQSLSDQAVVARNERDRLQKVAEEKMIAAQKAADEAQAALDAQNANLATLEAQLAALQDTTAKTIADYQEGVRVREEAARKAREEAARKAREEAARLAAAAAAASSGGSSSGGSSSSGSSGGGGKVVNSGWARPSSGRHTSGYGPRSVQCGPSYCASSFHYGVDLASGCGAGIYAAHAGTVVYAGANGGYGNYIKIDHGNGIATGYAHIQWGGLYVGYGQRVSAGQLIAAEGRTGNSFGCHLHYEVYQNGYPINPVPFMAARGVSV
- a CDS encoding tyrosine-type recombinase/integrase, with protein sequence MGSVESYESKAGRRYRVRYRRPDNKQTDKRGFRTKREAEAFLATVEASKLRGEWVDPARSRVRFGDVAEAWYDGKISVKATTRSGYRNSLDKHVLPKWGSTRVADIDHAAVQAWVATLSKSLSPSSTRQIYLVLSGVLAYAVRDGRLGRNVAAEIALPRVVASDRHYLNHSQVHLLAEEVGEWATLIRFLAYTGLRWGEATALRPEDVDLDARFVRVRRAVADVRGNLVWGTPKTHEQRTVPYPSLLDESIAEHVAAGRDTGLLFCGPTGAPLRGGNFRRRVFSPAVERLSSRLDEDFPQVTPHDLRHTAASLAMSAGANVKLLQRMLGHASAAMTLDVYADLFPEDLTSVSAALDRAARDSFVGKSWADAADASVEDSADDSSDGSEDAR
- a CDS encoding aldehyde dehydrogenase family protein, which gives rise to MATSTLPNLIGGEFVDAAPDRLIQVTNPADGSLVGTVPALTSDDLGAVFDAADAGARAWRAAGPLARGRVLLDAAALIRAEAGDLVELIVAEMGKTTAEATGEVGKTAEFFEYYGALGRQAFGELIPDARPGTFAMQTREPVGIVVLITPWNDPLLTPARKLAPALISGNAVVIKPATETPLITLRLAEILQRAGLPAGALGTVTGRGSEIGDALVDDPRIAAVSFTGSTSVGLALQRRLAGRGIRVQTEMGGKNAAVVLADADLDLAVPILMAGSFGQSGQRCTATSRLIVERQIADEVRVRLTDAISRLRVGAGGADGTDMGPVVSRGAQADIRARVEAGLAEGAEVIGRADVPADMLESGCFVEPIFVTVDRDNSLWREEVFGPVLSMIVVDSLDEAITAVNDSAYGLSSAVFTRSLEAAFRFVEAVDTGQVSVNQPTSGWDIHQAFGGFKESGSPFKEQGQEALRFYTRVKTAAVRTH